The proteins below come from a single Rhodococcus sp. WMMA185 genomic window:
- the trpD gene encoding anthranilate phosphoribosyltransferase, with translation MQSPTAQENNDALLSARTWPSVLGALTDGHDLSAGDATWAMDEIMSDNATSAQIAAFGVALKMKGETAEEVRGLADSMLGHARKVPIDADVVDVVGTGGDRSNTVNISTMASIVVAASGIRVVKHGNRAASSKSGGADVLEALGVKIDLGPDEVARCVREAGIGFCFAPVFHPALRFAGSPRKEIGIPTVFNVLGPLTNPARPRAGLVGCAFAGLTSVVAGVLAQRGNSALVVRGDDGLDELTTSTTSTVHIVSEGSVTTRRFDPRDIGVARVPLDELRGGDAEVNAAVVRRLLAGETGPVRDAVLLNAAGAIAAFRGLGGRTLEDALTDGFATAAQSIDSGAAATLLGKWAEVTSGLAATN, from the coding sequence ATGCAGAGCCCGACCGCTCAGGAGAATAACGACGCACTGCTGTCGGCGCGCACGTGGCCTTCGGTGCTCGGCGCCCTCACCGACGGCCACGACCTCTCCGCGGGTGATGCGACATGGGCGATGGACGAGATCATGTCCGACAACGCCACCTCCGCGCAGATCGCGGCATTCGGTGTGGCGCTGAAGATGAAGGGCGAGACTGCGGAGGAGGTCCGCGGCCTGGCCGATTCGATGCTCGGGCACGCGCGCAAGGTTCCGATCGATGCCGACGTCGTCGATGTCGTCGGTACCGGTGGCGATCGGTCCAATACCGTCAACATCTCCACGATGGCGTCCATTGTGGTCGCGGCTTCCGGCATTCGCGTCGTCAAGCACGGCAATCGGGCCGCATCCTCGAAGAGCGGCGGTGCGGACGTGCTCGAGGCGCTCGGTGTGAAGATCGATCTCGGTCCTGACGAGGTGGCCCGATGCGTCCGTGAGGCCGGGATCGGCTTCTGCTTCGCCCCCGTGTTCCACCCCGCGCTGCGTTTCGCGGGATCACCACGCAAGGAGATCGGAATCCCGACCGTCTTCAACGTGCTCGGACCGCTCACGAATCCTGCGCGCCCACGTGCCGGCCTCGTCGGGTGCGCGTTTGCCGGGCTGACCTCGGTGGTGGCCGGCGTACTCGCTCAGCGCGGCAACTCCGCCCTCGTGGTGCGCGGCGATGACGGCCTCGACGAGTTGACCACCTCGACCACGTCGACCGTGCACATCGTTTCGGAAGGGTCGGTGACGACCCGTCGCTTCGACCCGCGCGACATCGGGGTCGCGAGGGTTCCCCTCGACGAGTTGCGCGGCGGCGATGCCGAGGTGAACGCTGCGGTGGTGCGGCGGCTCCTGGCGGGCGAGACGGGGCCGGTGCGCGATGCGGTTCTGCTCAACGCCGCGGGAGCGATCGCGGCGTTTCGGGGATTGGGAGGCCGCACTCTGGAGGATGCGTTGACGGACGGGTTCGCCACGGCGGCTCAGTCGATCGACAGCGGTGCGGCAGCAACGCTGCTCGGTAAGTGGGCCGAGGTGACGTCAGGTCTCGCAGCCACCAACTAG
- the ctaE gene encoding aa3-type cytochrome oxidase subunit III, whose amino-acid sequence MTSAVGTSGSAITQRVHSLNRPNMVSVGTIVWLSSELMFFAGLFAMYFVARAQANGVWPPEPTHLNLYLAVPVTLVLIASSFTCQMGVFAAERGDVFGLRRWYLLTLAMGTFFVLGQGYEYFALFHEGTTISSSVYGSVFFMTTGFHGLHVIGGLIAFVFLIARTKVSKFTPAQATAAIVVSYYWHFVDIVWIALFATIYFIR is encoded by the coding sequence GTGACGAGCGCAGTAGGGACTTCAGGATCAGCAATCACCCAACGCGTGCACTCGCTGAACCGACCAAACATGGTCAGCGTTGGCACCATCGTGTGGTTGTCAAGTGAGCTCATGTTCTTCGCAGGGCTCTTTGCCATGTATTTCGTGGCACGAGCACAGGCGAACGGAGTCTGGCCGCCGGAGCCGACCCATCTGAATCTGTACCTTGCCGTGCCGGTGACGTTGGTGCTGATCGCGTCGTCGTTCACCTGCCAGATGGGTGTGTTCGCAGCCGAGCGCGGTGACGTCTTCGGCCTGCGCCGGTGGTACCTGCTGACCCTGGCGATGGGCACATTCTTCGTCCTCGGCCAGGGCTACGAGTACTTCGCCCTGTTCCACGAGGGCACGACCATCTCGAGCAGCGTGTACGGCTCGGTCTTTTTCATGACCACCGGTTTCCACGGCCTGCACGTGATCGGCGGCCTCATCGCGTTCGTCTTCCTGATCGCCCGCACGAAGGTCAGCAAGTTCACGCCTGCCCAGGCCACTGCAGCCATCGTCGTCTCGTACTACTGGCACTTCGTCGACATCGTGTGGATCGCCCTGTTCGCGACGATCTACTTCATCCGTTGA
- the qcrC gene encoding cytochrome bc1 complex diheme cytochrome c subunit, producing the protein MSSSPPPTSDTAVSAAQARRRRKLRRRVTGALVLMMGLVSAGFLASALTPTPQVATASDDQAALIREGKQLYDTSCITCHGANLQGVQDRGPSLIGVGEAAVYFQVSSGRMPAVRNEAQVSRKPVKFDAAQTDAIGAYIQANGGGPTVIRDENGEIAQSSLRGGDVARGSELFRLNCASCHNFTGRGGALSSGKYAPVLDPANEQQIYTAMVTGPQNMPKFSDRQLTVEEKKDIIAYVKQASEVKQPGGYGLGGLNTASEGIAMWVVGIVAVVGAALWIGARS; encoded by the coding sequence ATGAGTTCATCCCCACCTCCCACATCCGACACCGCGGTGTCCGCCGCGCAGGCACGACGCCGGCGGAAGCTACGCAGGCGCGTCACGGGCGCACTGGTCCTGATGATGGGACTGGTCAGCGCCGGTTTCCTTGCGTCTGCGTTGACGCCCACCCCGCAGGTCGCCACCGCGAGCGATGATCAGGCAGCCCTGATCCGCGAGGGCAAGCAGCTCTACGACACCTCGTGCATCACATGTCACGGTGCGAACCTGCAGGGTGTCCAGGACCGCGGCCCCAGCCTGATCGGCGTCGGCGAGGCCGCCGTGTACTTCCAGGTGTCGTCGGGACGTATGCCCGCGGTCCGCAACGAGGCGCAGGTCTCGCGCAAGCCCGTCAAGTTCGACGCAGCGCAGACGGACGCCATCGGCGCCTACATCCAGGCCAACGGCGGCGGACCCACCGTCATCCGTGACGAGAACGGCGAGATCGCCCAGTCTTCGCTGCGCGGCGGCGACGTCGCACGCGGTAGCGAACTGTTCCGCCTCAACTGCGCTTCCTGCCACAACTTCACCGGTCGTGGCGGTGCACTCTCGTCCGGCAAGTACGCCCCGGTCCTCGACCCGGCGAACGAGCAGCAGATTTACACCGCGATGGTCACCGGCCCGCAGAACATGCCCAAGTTCTCGGACCGTCAGCTGACCGTCGAGGAAAAGAAGGACATCATCGCCTACGTCAAGCAAGCGAGCGAGGTCAAGCAGCCCGGTGGCTACGGGCTCGGCGGACTCAACACTGCCTCAGAGGGCATAGCCATGTGGGTCGTCGGAATTGTTGCTGTCGTCGGTGCAGCATTGTGGATCGGAGCAAGGTCATGA
- the qcrA gene encoding cytochrome bc1 complex Rieske iron-sulfur subunit codes for MSDAGQSDGATPKKYTDEELENLSRDELVEHGTNLDGVDVAFRRDRWAVEGTKAEKRAERSVAFWFALSGISAIAFILIFLFWPWQYAGAGEENYGAYSLYTPLIGLTMGLAILGLGFGAVQFTKKFIPEEVSIQDRHDGKSSETDRKTIVAELGDSLETSTIGRRKLIKRSLIFGGGALGIMSVMPLGGLVKNPWAQGDESPLWVSGWTPRYEGETIYLRRDTGRPDDVVLVRPEDLDAGSMETVFPFRESDRGDHEALLDGLRGVRNATMLIRLRTEDTERVIKRKGQESFNYGDYFAYSKICTHLGCPTSLYEQQTNRILCPCHQSQFDALTYGKPIFGPAARALPQLPITVNEEGFLVANGDYVEALGPAFWERRP; via the coding sequence ATGAGCGACGCTGGCCAATCGGACGGCGCCACCCCAAAGAAGTACACAGATGAAGAACTCGAGAACCTGAGCCGCGACGAACTGGTCGAACACGGCACCAATCTCGACGGTGTCGATGTCGCTTTCCGCCGCGACCGCTGGGCGGTCGAGGGAACGAAGGCGGAGAAGCGCGCCGAACGGTCGGTCGCCTTCTGGTTCGCTCTCTCCGGCATCTCGGCGATCGCCTTCATCTTGATCTTCCTGTTCTGGCCCTGGCAGTACGCCGGAGCCGGTGAGGAGAACTACGGCGCCTACAGCCTGTACACGCCACTGATCGGCCTCACCATGGGTCTGGCGATTCTCGGGCTCGGCTTCGGAGCGGTGCAGTTCACGAAGAAGTTCATCCCCGAAGAGGTGTCCATTCAGGACCGCCACGACGGCAAATCGTCCGAGACCGATCGCAAGACGATCGTGGCCGAACTCGGTGACTCACTCGAGACATCGACCATCGGGCGCCGCAAGCTCATCAAGCGCAGCCTGATCTTCGGCGGTGGCGCCCTCGGCATCATGTCGGTCATGCCGCTCGGCGGTTTGGTCAAGAACCCGTGGGCTCAGGGCGACGAGTCACCCCTGTGGGTGTCCGGGTGGACCCCCCGCTACGAGGGCGAAACCATCTACCTGCGCCGCGACACCGGCCGCCCCGACGACGTGGTACTTGTCCGCCCGGAAGACCTGGATGCCGGCTCCATGGAGACCGTGTTCCCCTTCCGTGAGTCCGACCGGGGCGATCACGAAGCCCTCCTCGACGGACTGCGTGGCGTCCGCAACGCGACCATGCTCATCCGTCTCCGCACGGAGGACACCGAGCGGGTCATCAAGCGCAAGGGCCAGGAGAGCTTCAACTACGGGGACTACTTCGCGTACTCGAAGATCTGCACCCACCTCGGCTGCCCCACGTCGCTATACGAACAGCAGACCAACCGGATCCTCTGCCCGTGCCATCAGTCGCAGTTCGACGCGCTGACCTACGGAAAGCCGATCTTCGGTCCAGCTGCCCGTGCACTTCCGCAGTTGCCCATTACAGTGAATGAAGAGGGCTTCCTCGTCGCCAACGGTGACTACGTCGAAGCTCTCGGCCCGGCATTTTGGGAGCGTCGACCGTGA
- the qcrB gene encoding cytochrome bc1 complex cytochrome b subunit: MAAGQAEAMDSRYHLAAGMRRQINKVFPTHWSFLLGEIALYSFIILLISGVYLTLFFDPSMAHVVYNGAYEPLRGVTMSRAYETTLNISFEVRGGLFVRQIHHWAALMFAASIVVHLLRVFFTGAFRRPREANWVIGSLLLILAMFEGFFGYSLPDDLLSGTGVRAALSGITMSVPIAGTWLHWLIFGGDFPGDLIIPRLYVGHVLLLPGIILALIAGHLALVWYQKHTQFPGPGRTEQNVVGVRILPVFAVKSGAFFAITFGVLALMGGLLQINAVWTIGPYNPSQVSAGVQPDIYMMWTDGMARLWPAWDIYLFNRYTIPSVFAVAVIMGLVFTLLIAYPWIEKRLTGDDAHHNLLQRPRDVPVRTAIGAMVITFYVILTLSCINDIIAYHLNISLNATTWMGRIGMVLLPPLAFFIAYRFCLGLQRSDRAVLEHGIETGIIKRMPNGQYIEIHQPLGPVDDHGHPLPLEYQGAAIPKKMNKLGSAGKPGSGSLVTADPVEESRALEEALHEGEHRQLTMLREYQDQVHGNGSSGNGEAH, from the coding sequence ATGGCCGCCGGCCAAGCCGAAGCGATGGACTCGAGGTATCATCTCGCGGCCGGAATGCGCAGGCAGATCAACAAGGTCTTCCCCACGCATTGGTCCTTCCTGCTCGGCGAGATCGCGCTGTACAGCTTCATCATCCTTCTGATCTCGGGCGTCTACCTGACGTTGTTCTTCGACCCGTCGATGGCACACGTCGTCTACAACGGCGCGTACGAGCCGCTTCGTGGCGTCACGATGTCCCGCGCCTACGAGACCACCCTGAACATTTCGTTCGAGGTGCGCGGCGGCCTGTTCGTCCGTCAGATCCACCACTGGGCGGCTCTGATGTTCGCGGCGTCGATCGTCGTACACCTGCTGCGGGTCTTCTTCACCGGCGCCTTCCGGCGTCCGCGTGAGGCCAACTGGGTCATCGGTAGCCTTCTGCTGATCCTGGCGATGTTCGAGGGCTTCTTCGGATACTCCCTCCCGGACGACCTGCTGTCCGGCACCGGCGTCCGCGCCGCCCTGTCCGGCATCACGATGAGCGTCCCGATCGCAGGTACCTGGCTGCACTGGCTGATCTTCGGTGGCGACTTCCCCGGCGATCTGATCATTCCTCGCCTGTACGTCGGCCACGTCCTGCTGCTCCCCGGCATCATCCTGGCCCTGATCGCAGGACACCTTGCGCTGGTCTGGTACCAGAAGCACACCCAGTTCCCCGGCCCTGGTCGCACCGAGCAGAACGTCGTGGGTGTCCGGATCCTGCCTGTCTTCGCGGTCAAGTCCGGTGCGTTCTTCGCGATCACGTTCGGCGTGCTCGCCCTGATGGGTGGATTGCTGCAGATCAACGCGGTCTGGACCATCGGCCCGTACAACCCCTCGCAGGTGTCGGCAGGCGTGCAGCCCGACATTTACATGATGTGGACGGACGGCATGGCCCGCTTGTGGCCGGCCTGGGACATCTACCTGTTCAACCGCTACACGATTCCGTCGGTGTTCGCCGTGGCAGTGATCATGGGCTTGGTGTTCACCCTCCTGATCGCGTACCCGTGGATCGAGAAGCGCCTGACCGGCGACGACGCTCACCACAACCTGCTCCAGCGTCCGCGCGACGTTCCGGTCCGTACCGCGATCGGTGCAATGGTGATCACGTTCTACGTCATCCTGACGCTCTCGTGCATCAACGACATCATCGCGTACCACCTCAACATCTCGTTGAACGCGACGACGTGGATGGGCCGCATCGGAATGGTGCTGCTGCCTCCGCTGGCCTTCTTCATCGCCTACCGGTTCTGCCTGGGTCTGCAGCGCAGCGACCGTGCGGTCCTCGAGCACGGAATCGAGACCGGCATCATCAAGCGGATGCCGAACGGTCAGTACATCGAGATCCACCAGCCGCTCGGCCCGGTCGACGACCACGGTCACCCGCTCCCGCTCGAGTACCAGGGTGCGGCCATCCCGAAGAAGATGAACAAGCTCGGATCTGCCGGCAAGCCCGGCTCCGGCAGCCTTGTCACCGCGGACCCGGTCGAAGAGAGCCGGGCACTTGAGGAAGCCTTGCACGAGGGCGAACACCGGCAGCTGACGATGCTGCGGGAGTACCAGGACCAGGTGCACGGCAACGGGTCATCCGGAAACGGAGAAGCCCACTAG
- a CDS encoding plasma-membrane proton-efflux P-type ATPase gives MTSRVQLSTIPLEALRSELRVPHDGLSSQDAATRLAVDGPNEIAERRRNPLLTFAGYFWAPIPWMIEAALLLSLLARHWTDAVIIGVLLGMNGLVAFTEEQQAANAIAALKQRLATSARVLRGGAWVTAPVRELVRGDIIRIRLGDVIPADARLLDDCRLQVDQSALTGESLPVTCERGGVLYSGAVITRGEADAMVFATGADSFFGRTTALVESAGTVSHFQRAVLRIGNYLIVIAVALVALTAAVSLLRGNPTLQTLEFALVVTIASVPVALPAVLSVTMAVGARRLAQRKAVVSHLPAVEELGGIDVLCSDKTGTLTQNRLAVAEPWCAPGVARSDLLAAAALASRAEDQDPIDLAVLAASADVMPVPGVVVEAFVPFDPVTKRTEATVRGDDGTVYHVSKGAPQVIAGLCEGDPVCTAAAEHVEEYARRGDRSLSVARTTSDDRWRLLGVLPLADPPRADSANTIDAAQSLGVQVKMVTGDQVAIGAEIARQVRLGDHILPADALQTSGCTDEQTADLVEDADGFGQVFPEHKYRIVQLLQQRGHIVGMTGDGVNDAPALKQADAGIAVAGATEAARAAADVVLLAPGLSVIVDAIRMAREIFVRMTNYAMYRIAETIRVLLLVTLAVVIMNFFPVTAIMIVLLAILNDGAILAIAFDRVRGSPRPAAWDMRTVLTIATVLGILGVIETFLLFTLADTAFGLDHDVIRTLIYLKLSISGHLTVFVTRTRGPFWSQPAPARVLVAAVVGTQVVATLIAGFGLLMTPLGWGWVAAVWVYALVWFLVEDRVKLAAYSVLERRTRSERRNAQGPEPDLVRGPDGN, from the coding sequence ATGACGTCGAGGGTCCAATTGTCGACGATCCCGCTGGAGGCCCTGCGGAGCGAATTGCGCGTACCGCACGATGGGCTGTCCTCACAGGACGCGGCCACGCGGCTTGCGGTCGACGGCCCGAACGAGATTGCCGAACGGCGACGCAATCCGCTGCTGACTTTCGCAGGTTACTTCTGGGCACCGATTCCGTGGATGATCGAGGCCGCCCTATTGCTGTCGCTGCTAGCTCGCCACTGGACCGACGCGGTGATAATCGGAGTGCTGTTGGGCATGAACGGCCTGGTGGCGTTCACGGAGGAGCAGCAGGCCGCGAATGCGATCGCCGCTCTGAAACAACGTCTGGCCACGAGCGCGCGGGTCTTGCGGGGTGGTGCGTGGGTCACGGCCCCGGTCCGGGAGTTGGTCCGAGGCGACATCATCCGGATTCGCCTCGGGGACGTGATTCCCGCGGATGCCCGACTGTTGGACGACTGTCGGTTGCAGGTCGACCAGTCCGCGCTGACCGGTGAGTCGCTGCCGGTGACCTGTGAGCGCGGAGGCGTCTTGTACTCCGGGGCGGTGATCACCCGCGGTGAGGCGGACGCGATGGTCTTCGCCACCGGCGCTGACTCCTTTTTCGGCCGCACCACCGCCCTGGTCGAGTCCGCCGGTACGGTCAGCCATTTCCAGAGGGCGGTGCTGCGCATCGGCAACTACCTCATCGTGATCGCGGTGGCACTGGTCGCTCTTACCGCTGCGGTATCGCTGCTGAGGGGCAACCCGACGCTACAAACGCTCGAGTTTGCGCTGGTGGTCACGATCGCCTCCGTGCCAGTCGCTCTGCCGGCCGTACTGTCGGTGACGATGGCCGTCGGCGCCCGCCGACTAGCTCAGCGCAAGGCGGTCGTCAGCCACCTGCCCGCAGTCGAAGAATTGGGCGGCATCGACGTGTTGTGCTCGGACAAGACCGGCACCCTTACACAGAACAGGCTTGCGGTCGCCGAGCCGTGGTGCGCACCAGGGGTAGCACGATCGGATCTTCTGGCCGCAGCTGCGCTTGCATCACGCGCCGAGGATCAGGATCCGATCGATCTGGCGGTGCTTGCCGCGTCCGCGGATGTCATGCCGGTGCCGGGTGTAGTGGTCGAGGCGTTCGTGCCGTTCGATCCGGTTACGAAACGGACCGAGGCGACGGTCCGAGGCGATGACGGAACCGTGTACCACGTCAGCAAGGGCGCGCCGCAGGTCATCGCCGGACTGTGTGAAGGCGATCCGGTTTGCACGGCCGCCGCGGAGCATGTCGAGGAGTATGCCCGCCGCGGTGATCGGTCGCTGTCGGTTGCACGCACGACATCCGACGACCGGTGGCGGCTGCTCGGGGTGCTCCCGCTGGCGGATCCGCCGCGGGCCGACTCGGCAAACACGATCGACGCGGCCCAGAGCCTCGGTGTGCAGGTGAAAATGGTCACCGGTGATCAGGTCGCCATCGGCGCCGAGATCGCCCGCCAGGTCCGCCTCGGTGACCACATCCTGCCCGCAGACGCCCTGCAGACCAGCGGTTGCACCGATGAGCAGACAGCCGACCTCGTGGAAGACGCCGACGGGTTCGGTCAGGTCTTCCCTGAACACAAGTATCGGATCGTGCAACTGCTCCAGCAGCGGGGTCACATCGTCGGGATGACCGGTGATGGTGTCAACGATGCCCCTGCGTTAAAGCAAGCCGATGCGGGCATTGCCGTAGCCGGGGCCACCGAGGCTGCTCGGGCTGCAGCGGATGTGGTGCTGCTCGCGCCGGGACTGTCGGTCATCGTGGACGCGATCCGCATGGCCCGGGAGATCTTCGTCCGCATGACCAACTACGCCATGTATCGGATAGCCGAGACGATCCGGGTGTTGCTACTGGTCACCCTTGCCGTCGTCATCATGAACTTCTTCCCGGTCACGGCGATCATGATCGTGCTGCTCGCGATCCTCAACGACGGTGCGATCCTGGCAATCGCCTTCGACCGTGTGCGGGGCTCACCCAGGCCGGCGGCGTGGGACATGCGCACCGTGCTCACCATCGCGACCGTCCTCGGCATTCTCGGCGTGATCGAGACGTTCCTGCTCTTCACCCTTGCCGATACCGCCTTCGGACTCGACCACGATGTGATCCGCACCCTCATATACCTCAAGCTCTCTATCTCCGGGCACCTCACGGTGTTCGTCACCCGTACCCGTGGCCCGTTCTGGTCGCAGCCCGCGCCGGCCCGCGTACTGGTGGCGGCCGTCGTCGGCACCCAAGTAGTCGCCACCCTGATCGCCGGATTCGGGTTGCTGATGACACCCCTGGGCTGGGGTTGGGTCGCCGCCGTCTGGGTCTACGCCCTGGTGTGGTTCCTCGTCGAGGATCGGGTCAAACTCGCTGCCTACTCGGTCCTAGAGCGGCGTACGCGATCTGAGCGGAGAAACGCGCAGGGCCCCGAACCAGATCTGGTTCGGGGCCCCGACGGGAATTGA
- a CDS encoding cytochrome c oxidase subunit 4: protein MKIEAKLFEILTVFFILVAIVYGGFTAVSRTGIEWAGLTAICLSAGLTLIVGTYFRFVARRLDTRPEDYEDAEIADGAGDLGFFSPGSYWPILLAAAAGLAAVSLAFFQIWLVVVAVVAILAAAAGLVFEYYVGPEKH, encoded by the coding sequence ATGAAGATCGAAGCGAAGCTCTTCGAGATCCTGACGGTGTTCTTCATTCTCGTCGCGATCGTGTACGGCGGCTTCACCGCCGTGTCGCGCACGGGCATCGAATGGGCGGGATTGACTGCCATCTGCCTTTCGGCGGGGCTGACGCTGATCGTCGGAACGTACTTCCGTTTCGTCGCCCGGCGTCTCGATACCCGCCCCGAGGATTACGAAGATGCTGAGATCGCAGACGGTGCAGGCGATCTGGGTTTCTTCAGCCCCGGTAGCTATTGGCCGATCCTGCTTGCTGCGGCAGCAGGACTGGCCGCTGTCTCGCTGGCGTTCTTCCAGATCTGGCTGGTGGTAGTCGCGGTGGTTGCCATACTCGCCGCGGCCGCAGGACTCGTCTTCGAGTACTACGTCGGACCCGAGAAGCACTAG
- the ctaC gene encoding aa3-type cytochrome oxidase subunit II, which produces MHVVQGRILRRAGLAVSLGIAALLLSGCSIDNEVLRFGWPSGVTPQATRMRELWTWSVIAALAMGVLVWGLTFWAVIFHRKKKDSPEFPRQTAYNVPLELAYTAVPFVIISVLFYFTVVVQNHVLDKEDNPDVVVDVTAFQWNWKFGYRSIDFGDGAGRYDGVDLEAQAAAETAPGEEGEAPGPVHGKSPQDLSYLRYDKIETVGTSEEIPILVLPTGKRIQFDLASSDVVHAFWVPEFLFKRDVLPNPAENHSDNVFQISEIEREGAFVGRCAEMCGTFHAMMNFEVRAVTPDKFQQYIELRMPAEDGGQGLTTAQALQAIGESPVATSTSPFTTDRGYRQASGVEGS; this is translated from the coding sequence GTGCACGTGGTGCAAGGTCGGATCCTTCGGCGGGCAGGGCTGGCAGTTTCTTTGGGCATTGCTGCCTTGCTGCTGTCGGGTTGCTCAATCGACAACGAGGTGCTTCGTTTCGGGTGGCCTTCGGGCGTTACCCCGCAGGCCACCCGAATGCGTGAACTGTGGACCTGGTCGGTCATCGCCGCCCTCGCCATGGGTGTGCTGGTGTGGGGACTCACATTCTGGGCGGTGATCTTCCACCGTAAGAAGAAGGACTCACCGGAGTTTCCGCGTCAGACGGCGTACAACGTTCCGCTGGAACTGGCCTACACGGCGGTCCCGTTCGTCATCATCTCCGTCCTGTTCTACTTCACGGTGGTCGTGCAGAACCACGTTCTCGATAAAGAGGACAATCCCGATGTAGTGGTGGATGTCACCGCCTTCCAGTGGAACTGGAAGTTCGGTTACCGCTCCATCGACTTCGGTGATGGCGCCGGCAGATACGACGGCGTCGATCTCGAGGCCCAGGCTGCTGCCGAGACGGCCCCGGGCGAAGAGGGCGAGGCACCCGGACCCGTTCACGGCAAGTCTCCTCAGGACCTGTCCTACCTGCGCTACGACAAGATCGAGACCGTCGGCACGAGCGAAGAGATCCCGATCCTCGTTCTCCCCACCGGCAAGCGGATCCAGTTCGATCTGGCATCGTCCGATGTCGTCCATGCGTTCTGGGTACCGGAGTTCCTCTTCAAGCGCGATGTGCTCCCGAACCCGGCGGAGAACCACTCCGACAATGTCTTCCAGATCAGTGAGATCGAGCGTGAAGGCGCCTTCGTCGGACGCTGTGCGGAGATGTGCGGCACGTTCCACGCGATGATGAACTTCGAGGTCCGTGCCGTCACTCCCGACAAGTTCCAGCAGTACATCGAGTTGCGTATGCCCGCAGAGGATGGCGGCCAAGGTCTGACCACGGCGCAAGCGCTGCAGGCTATCGGTGAATCCCCTGTTGCCACGTCGACGTCTCCCTTCACTACCGATCGCGGCTACAGGCAGGCGAGCGGTGTCGAAGGTAGCTGA